One Candidatus Bathyarchaeota archaeon DNA window includes the following coding sequences:
- a CDS encoding DUF4364 family protein yields the protein MHIVADILSIARNGSLKTQIMYKANLSFAQLNEYLSFLLETKLLASITQNQKTFYKVTSKGMRYLRNYAKIRDLLKSENERKIENNSPVYAMDGNCYKIQE from the coding sequence TTGCATATAGTAGCTGATATATTAAGTATCGCAAGGAATGGAAGTCTCAAAACCCAGATTATGTACAAAGCGAATCTAAGCTTTGCTCAACTTAATGAATATTTATCTTTTCTTCTTGAAACAAAACTTCTTGCATCTATTACACAAAATCAAAAAACATTTTATAAAGTGACTTCTAAAGGAATGAGATATCTTCGAAACTATGCGAAGATTAGAGATTTGTTAAAGTCAGAGAACGAGCGTAAGATTGAGAACAATTCGCCAGTTTACGCTATGGATGGAAACTGTTACAAAATACAAGAATGA
- a CDS encoding PadR family transcriptional regulator, with translation MNKMERQLREVQNKLMRGLLDLVILQFLKSHPMHGYQIISSIRKNFGVYFGPSTIYPLLSLLEEKGYVESNWDLTNQRPRKVYTLTGEGEGLLSCTEDSLSIICHKLASIGMGKVSLNDIFGKHIGVTVKGPNGR, from the coding sequence ATGAATAAAATGGAAAGACAACTAAGAGAAGTTCAAAACAAATTGATGAGAGGCCTCCTAGATCTGGTCATCCTCCAGTTCTTAAAATCGCATCCCATGCACGGCTACCAAATCATCTCAAGCATCCGCAAAAACTTCGGAGTATACTTCGGTCCAAGCACAATATACCCGCTGTTAAGTCTCTTAGAAGAAAAAGGCTACGTCGAAAGCAACTGGGACCTAACCAATCAAAGACCAAGAAAAGTGTACACACTGACCGGCGAAGGCGAAGGCTTGTTAAGCTGCACTGAGGATTCTTTGAGCATTATCTGCCACAAGCTTGCGTCGATTGGAATGGGTAAGGTGTCTCTTAACGACATCTTCGGTAAACACATTGGTGTGACAGTCAAGGGGCCTAACGGCCGCTAA
- a CDS encoding MFS transporter gives MSCRTMATESVKPNVLLQRDFLPVFIIIVNAFSWYFPLYLFFQSIVGKFEVESTFLLVAFGVQCVATVVSAIGGTALIKKFPSRDAFLSVWMFVGIVASILMITLETFNMAYILVVSFLLGISLGLGFPSCLAYFGDYSTEENRGRLAGITFFASCLCMFFIGLLLSFSTLVVGALILAAWRGIGLFLFRLTRSKQEYSKETMVEISYGSVLLDRSFLLYLVPWIMFCLINFLGYPVLTIFFGEDFALFMTIAEFGIGSFAALIGGWFADSIGRKRVIIFGFIVLGIGYAVLGLFPNHVLSWYLYLILDGVAWGTFSLMFYMVIWAELAGNRIKEKYYLIGVLPFLISSYIQILFTPYAELIPISAAFSLASFFLFLAVLPLMYAPETLPKKVIEQKRLGKYLKDVRKIKAKHEKRQQK, from the coding sequence ATGAGTTGTAGGACAATGGCTACAGAATCTGTCAAACCGAACGTTCTCTTGCAGAGAGATTTTCTCCCTGTCTTCATCATCATTGTAAACGCGTTTTCATGGTATTTTCCGTTATATCTTTTTTTCCAGAGTATTGTAGGAAAATTTGAGGTTGAATCCACTTTCTTGCTGGTAGCATTCGGAGTTCAATGCGTGGCAACTGTCGTCTCTGCAATCGGAGGCACGGCTTTGATAAAGAAATTTCCAAGTCGTGACGCATTTCTGTCTGTTTGGATGTTCGTTGGCATTGTGGCTTCTATCTTGATGATTACGTTGGAAACATTCAATATGGCATACATTTTAGTAGTTTCTTTTCTTTTGGGGATTTCATTAGGATTAGGGTTTCCCTCTTGCCTCGCATATTTCGGAGATTATAGTACCGAAGAAAATAGAGGACGGTTAGCGGGGATCACGTTTTTTGCGTCGTGTCTGTGCATGTTCTTTATTGGTTTGCTACTCAGTTTCTCTACTCTAGTTGTCGGCGCGTTGATACTGGCTGCGTGGAGAGGAATTGGCTTATTCTTGTTTCGGCTTACCAGATCGAAACAAGAATATAGCAAAGAAACTATGGTGGAGATCTCCTACGGATCAGTCCTACTTGACAGATCTTTTCTCTTATATCTGGTTCCATGGATTATGTTCTGTCTGATAAATTTTCTTGGATATCCAGTACTAACCATCTTTTTTGGGGAAGACTTTGCCTTATTTATGACAATCGCAGAATTTGGGATCGGTAGTTTCGCTGCATTGATAGGTGGTTGGTTTGCTGATTCAATTGGTCGAAAACGGGTGATTATCTTTGGCTTCATAGTTTTGGGCATTGGATATGCCGTGCTAGGACTCTTTCCAAATCATGTTCTTTCTTGGTATTTGTATCTCATCCTAGATGGCGTTGCATGGGGAACCTTTTCATTAATGTTCTACATGGTTATATGGGCGGAACTCGCTGGAAATCGAATTAAGGAAAAATACTACTTAATCGGTGTATTGCCATTTCTCATTTCTAGCTACATACAAATACTATTCACACCATATGCTGAATTGATCCCTATCTCTGCAGCCTTCTCATTGGCAAGCTTCTTCTTGTTTTTGGCAGTTTTGCCTTTGATGTATGCTCCTGAGACTCTGCCCAAAAAAGTGATAGAACAAAAACGTCTAGGCAAGTACCTAAAAGACGTAAGGAAAATCAAAGCAAAACACGAAAAGAGACAGCAAAAATGA
- a CDS encoding ABC transporter ATP-binding protein, with protein sequence MVSLPEWAVKLKGVAKRYSDIVAVDYIDLDVKRGEIFGLLGPNGSGKSTTLKIILGLVKPDSGSVNVLDINAEEDPVAVKRQVGYVPESPRLYEFLTGIEYLDFVGDVYGMSAAEKKERIDEYLEALELEGREGDMISGYSQGMKQKIILISAFMHKPKLLLLDEPLSSLDPRSARIIKDLLHELASQGVTTIMSTHVLEIAQALCDRIAIMYEGRLLALGNMEELRQKARLPGSDLEDVFLKLTGTEDVKGVVEALLK encoded by the coding sequence ATGGTTTCACTTCCCGAATGGGCTGTAAAGTTGAAGGGAGTAGCAAAACGCTACAGTGACATAGTGGCTGTAGACTACATCGATCTAGACGTGAAACGCGGTGAAATCTTTGGCCTCTTGGGTCCCAACGGCTCAGGCAAATCGACTACATTGAAAATAATTTTGGGGTTGGTTAAGCCAGACTCGGGTTCCGTGAACGTTTTGGATATAAACGCAGAAGAAGACCCGGTTGCGGTGAAGAGGCAGGTTGGGTATGTTCCTGAATCTCCACGTCTATACGAGTTTTTGACAGGAATAGAATACCTCGACTTTGTTGGCGACGTTTACGGGATGAGTGCGGCAGAAAAGAAGGAACGCATCGACGAATACCTAGAAGCACTTGAACTAGAAGGTAGAGAAGGCGATATGATAAGCGGTTATTCTCAGGGAATGAAGCAGAAGATCATTCTTATCTCAGCGTTTATGCATAAACCAAAGCTTTTGCTCCTAGACGAACCGTTGAGCAGTCTAGACCCAAGGTCGGCTAGAATCATAAAAGACCTTCTCCACGAACTAGCCTCACAAGGCGTAACAACAATTATGTCAACTCACGTTCTGGAAATCGCTCAGGCCCTGTGTGACCGCATCGCAATCATGTACGAGGGAAGGCTGCTAGCGTTGGGCAACATGGAGGAGCTGAGGCAAAAGGCAAGGCTACCGGGCTCAGACTTGGAAGACGTTTTCCTCAAACTCACAGGAACCGAGGATGTCAAAGGTGTGGTTGAGGCACTGCTGAAATGA
- a CDS encoding ABC transporter ATP-binding protein: protein MVSQPVINVSNLTKFYGDFKALDSVSFSVDKGWVYGYLGPNGAGKTTTIRTMLGLLKPNGGEVKIAGVNPSKDPVRALQKVGYAPELPTLQTFFSGEQLLDFMGKMFGLAAQARKERVKELINLVGLKEWGDKKIGKYSKGMVQRLSVALALINDPAVLIMDEPTIGMDPEATAHFRNLFMKLSKEGKTVFISSHLLDEVQRICTHVGMINKGKTVFDGPISAVLDAFTQKWVIEAEVKNITKKIISSLQQLDFVENVKTDENKLLIELKEKKDLRGEISSEIFKHKGVLLSLNLRKITLEDAYLQALKGGR from the coding sequence ATTGTGTCTCAACCCGTCATAAACGTCTCCAACCTAACAAAGTTCTACGGAGACTTCAAGGCGTTGGATTCGGTTTCCTTCTCGGTTGACAAAGGATGGGTTTACGGCTATTTGGGACCGAACGGAGCGGGGAAGACAACCACGATCAGAACAATGCTAGGACTCCTCAAACCCAACGGAGGCGAAGTGAAGATAGCTGGAGTTAATCCATCCAAAGACCCGGTGCGAGCCCTTCAAAAGGTTGGATACGCCCCAGAGCTGCCAACCCTACAAACTTTCTTCAGCGGAGAACAACTGCTTGACTTCATGGGAAAAATGTTTGGATTAGCTGCGCAGGCTAGGAAGGAGAGGGTCAAAGAACTCATCAACCTCGTTGGCTTGAAAGAGTGGGGCGATAAGAAGATTGGAAAGTACAGCAAGGGGATGGTTCAGAGGCTCTCAGTAGCCTTGGCACTCATCAATGATCCTGCAGTTCTCATAATGGATGAACCGACCATAGGTATGGACCCAGAAGCAACAGCCCACTTCAGAAACCTCTTCATGAAACTCTCAAAGGAGGGAAAAACCGTCTTCATCTCCTCGCATCTCCTAGACGAAGTACAGCGCATATGCACCCACGTTGGAATGATCAACAAGGGTAAAACGGTCTTCGACGGTCCAATATCTGCGGTATTAGACGCTTTCACTCAAAAGTGGGTCATAGAAGCCGAGGTAAAAAACATAACTAAAAAGATTATCTCCAGCCTTCAACAGTTAGACTTTGTAGAGAACGTGAAAACAGATGAAAACAAGTTACTGATAGAACTAAAGGAAAAGAAAGACCTCAGAGGCGAAATATCATCCGAAATCTTCAAACATAAAGGCGTTCTTTTGAGCCTCAACCTGCGCAAGATCACACTAGAAGACGCATATCTCCAAGCATTAAAGGGAGGTCGATAG
- a CDS encoding PadR family transcriptional regulator: MAETFKERIVLRFSKSFLDILVLRLIQAEPMWGYKIIKKTEGLFGIKLRHGAIYPLLNSLEANGHLRSKQEVHGRRKRKVYEITSRGIQFVSAYYDFLSEQLEMHDIKG; this comes from the coding sequence TTGGCTGAAACCTTCAAGGAGCGAATTGTACTACGCTTCTCCAAAAGTTTTCTCGACATACTCGTACTCAGACTTATTCAGGCCGAGCCCATGTGGGGATACAAGATTATTAAGAAGACAGAAGGATTGTTTGGAATCAAACTTAGACACGGAGCCATATATCCCCTTCTCAATTCGCTGGAGGCTAACGGTCATCTCAGAAGCAAACAAGAGGTTCATGGAAGAAGAAAGAGAAAAGTGTATGAGATCACGTCGAGAGGGATACAATTCGTCAGCGCTTATTACGATTTTTTAAGCGAACAATTGGAAATGCATGATATCAAAGGCTAG
- a CDS encoding amidohydrolase, with the protein MEEVDIIIHNCTILPMNGRDAIIRNGLIATKKDIILYVGRETKAPKIKTEITINGKDKVATPGLINCHTHLPMTLFRGIAEDQPLTTWLTQTIWPLEAKLTPNDIYQGALLGCLENIKNGTTTFADMYFHEEKIAKAVEKAGLRAVLAQGIIETENREKGERMLKEGVEFAQKYNGYADGRVTTQLGPHAVYTCSPQLLTQTREEASKLGIGMHIHLAESKQMAKLVKKRYGLTEIELLESINFLKSNVLAAHCIYLTEKEMRTMAKHNVKVSYNPTANMKIASGTPKIKTLTDLGITVGIGTDGPASNNNLDMFEEMKTAALLQKIKYMDPTVLSAQQVLRMATTDGAKALGLEKTVGSLEVGKKADIILIDFRKPHLTPIHDPYANIVYSARGSDVDTIIVDGKLLMEGRKVKTLDELEVMQKAQRTASNLLTR; encoded by the coding sequence TTGGAAGAAGTAGACATAATCATCCACAACTGCACCATTCTCCCAATGAATGGTAGAGACGCCATAATAAGAAACGGATTAATCGCCACAAAAAAAGACATAATCCTCTATGTAGGAAGAGAAACAAAAGCACCTAAAATAAAAACCGAAATCACAATAAACGGCAAAGACAAAGTCGCCACGCCAGGACTAATCAACTGCCACACCCACCTACCAATGACACTTTTCCGAGGAATAGCAGAAGACCAGCCACTCACAACATGGCTAACCCAAACCATATGGCCCCTAGAAGCAAAACTCACTCCAAACGACATCTACCAAGGCGCACTACTAGGCTGCCTCGAAAACATCAAAAACGGCACAACCACATTCGCAGACATGTACTTCCACGAAGAAAAAATAGCAAAAGCCGTCGAAAAAGCTGGACTAAGAGCCGTACTAGCACAAGGAATCATAGAAACAGAAAACCGCGAAAAAGGAGAACGCATGCTAAAAGAAGGCGTAGAATTCGCTCAAAAATACAACGGATACGCAGACGGAAGAGTAACCACTCAACTAGGCCCCCACGCCGTCTACACATGTAGCCCTCAACTCCTAACCCAAACACGAGAAGAAGCCTCAAAACTCGGCATAGGCATGCACATACACCTAGCAGAATCAAAACAAATGGCAAAACTAGTAAAGAAAAGATACGGTCTCACCGAAATCGAGCTGCTAGAAAGCATAAACTTCTTGAAATCCAACGTTCTCGCCGCACACTGCATATATCTCACAGAGAAGGAGATGCGGACAATGGCCAAACACAACGTAAAAGTTTCATACAACCCAACAGCCAACATGAAAATAGCCTCAGGCACACCAAAAATCAAAACTCTCACAGACCTAGGCATAACCGTGGGCATAGGCACAGACGGACCAGCCAGCAACAACAACCTCGACATGTTTGAAGAAATGAAAACAGCCGCTCTTCTGCAGAAGATAAAGTACATGGACCCAACAGTCTTGTCAGCACAACAGGTCCTAAGAATGGCTACAACAGATGGAGCTAAAGCGCTTGGACTAGAAAAAACCGTGGGTTCGCTGGAGGTTGGGAAAAAAGCCGACATCATATTAATCGATTTCAGAAAGCCTCATCTAACGCCCATACATGACCCATACGCAAACATAGTCTACTCAGCCCGCGGAAGCGACGTAGACACGATCATTGTTGACGGAAAATTGTTGATGGAAGGAAGAAAAGTGAAAACGCTAGATGAACTGGAAGTTATGCAAAAAGCCCAACGAACCGCCTCCAACCTATTAACAAGATGA
- a CDS encoding ArsR family transcriptional regulator, translating into MRRSKLEMYIDILKVLSRRGPLKLTHIMYKANVNCSVLKQYLNFLIEQNLVEEQIAGKKRLVYAITDRGRSVLKYFRELRAVLPIVEEARARIPPSLY; encoded by the coding sequence ATGCGAAGATCCAAACTCGAAATGTACATAGACATCCTCAAAGTCCTATCACGTAGAGGGCCATTAAAGCTAACTCACATCATGTACAAAGCAAACGTAAACTGCAGCGTACTAAAACAGTATCTGAACTTCCTAATTGAACAAAACCTGGTAGAAGAGCAAATCGCAGGCAAAAAAAGATTAGTCTACGCCATTACGGATAGAGGTAGAAGCGTACTCAAATACTTCAGAGAACTAAGAGCCGTACTTCCAATCGTCGAAGAAGCACGCGCCCGAATTCCTCCATCACTGTACTAA
- a CDS encoding transcriptional regulator — MRQTHSEIATVTLYKSLQGKPIRVLEKIADSLNQLNEKVDVLIELQKHSRGGIVNESVTNVLDVMTLLSLPDHLRKTAITLCKLGEATAEEIAEQTKRARAVESGYLNQLVLMGYLKKERRGRKAYFYVEKEASGEKLWEK; from the coding sequence ATGCGTCAAACACATTCGGAGATAGCAACGGTGACATTGTATAAAAGCTTACAAGGAAAACCCATTCGAGTGTTAGAGAAAATAGCGGACAGCCTTAATCAGCTGAACGAAAAGGTAGACGTGCTCATAGAGTTACAAAAACATAGTCGTGGGGGAATTGTAAACGAATCGGTGACTAATGTTTTAGACGTAATGACATTGCTGTCTTTGCCCGATCACCTTAGAAAGACGGCGATCACTCTTTGCAAGCTTGGTGAAGCAACCGCGGAAGAGATTGCTGAGCAAACAAAGCGGGCTAGAGCTGTTGAAAGCGGCTATTTGAATCAGTTAGTGTTGATGGGATATCTGAAAAAGGAGAGGAGAGGACGTAAGGCTTACTTTTATGTTGAAAAGGAAGCTTCTGGTGAAAAATTATGGGAAAAATAG
- a CDS encoding transcriptional regulator, translating to MKLAKMVELIGKRWDILEKLSKKKYYASKLAEELGKSPPEISKNLKELEKNGLVRREQKEGERLKYCYLTDYAKKILTSINQVAQLKPETKLEKWQINELLNILEDDNLSEDVRLEYSESFRRICSEHPTEVATHRGAQRLFEKVAADPFHDKIREDLMRSLSAILRRLRKEWSNWVLKKLYPVFVKNVGNKELDPRIREWALKRVGEIANSGIVPSKKTEVQNLCLEIWFSDDIDPETDLGKEVKQQLVNLASRDLFENIKASAKDQNPKVKAKAELLLKRLKEWLLP from the coding sequence ATGAAACTTGCTAAAATGGTTGAATTAATAGGTAAACGTTGGGATATTCTTGAGAAGCTCTCCAAAAAGAAATACTACGCGAGTAAACTTGCTGAAGAACTCGGCAAGAGCCCACCAGAGATCTCTAAGAACCTTAAGGAACTCGAGAAAAATGGGCTAGTGAGACGTGAGCAGAAAGAAGGAGAAAGACTCAAGTACTGCTACCTTACTGACTACGCAAAGAAAATTCTCACATCAATCAACCAAGTGGCTCAGCTAAAACCAGAAACAAAGCTTGAGAAATGGCAAATAAACGAGCTATTGAATATACTAGAGGATGACAACTTGAGTGAAGATGTTCGCCTAGAGTACTCTGAAAGCTTTCGTCGCATCTGTAGTGAGCATCCAACCGAGGTTGCAACTCATAGAGGGGCACAAAGGCTTTTTGAAAAAGTAGCGGCAGATCCGTTTCATGACAAGATTAGAGAGGACTTGATGAGATCCTTATCCGCTATTCTACGGAGATTACGGAAGGAATGGAGCAACTGGGTGCTAAAGAAACTTTATCCTGTTTTCGTCAAGAATGTGGGGAATAAGGAGCTTGACCCAAGAATTAGAGAGTGGGCATTAAAGCGAGTCGGGGAGATAGCGAATTCAGGCATAGTTCCATCTAAAAAAACGGAAGTCCAAAATCTGTGCCTGGAAATTTGGTTTTCCGATGACATCGATCCAGAAACCGATCTAGGAAAAGAAGTGAAACAACAGCTAGTAAATCTCGCTTCAAGAGACTTGTTTGAAAATATTAAGGCTAGCGCAAAAGACCAAAATCCAAAAGTCAAAGCTAAAGCAGAGCTCCTTCTCAAAAGGCTGAAAGAATGGCTCCTGCCCTAG